A region from the bacterium genome encodes:
- a CDS encoding ABC transporter permease: protein MVTSIRASSSAKPLPQRAFSHPLAVVGRFGRSRTAVAGLAVLVVMLAGAALAGVVLPYNPDTADLNSTLHAPTSVHPFGTDQLGRDILTRVVYGGRISLVIGAMAVGISGAIGVPLGILSGYYGGFVDGVIQRIVDVMLAFPGFLLALTLISILGVGLLNVVISVGIASVPVYVRLVRGVTLGIRQLTYIESARATGLRDRLIMFRHVLPNAAAPVVVQSSLQLGAAILTAAGLGFLGLGVTPPTPEWGTMLGEAVTYLLTSWYIALFPGLAIFVAVMAFNLLGDGLRDALDPRMKVL, encoded by the coding sequence ATGGTTACATCGATCCGCGCATCAAGTTCAGCTAAGCCCCTCCCCCAGCGGGCGTTCAGCCATCCGCTGGCCGTCGTCGGCCGTTTCGGCCGGAGCCGGACCGCGGTGGCCGGACTGGCCGTCCTCGTGGTGATGTTGGCCGGGGCGGCGCTCGCGGGCGTGGTCCTTCCGTACAACCCCGACACTGCGGACTTGAATTCGACGCTGCACGCGCCGACGTCGGTCCATCCGTTTGGGACGGACCAGCTCGGCCGGGATATCCTCACCCGCGTCGTCTACGGCGGCCGGATCTCGCTCGTGATCGGCGCGATGGCCGTGGGCATCAGCGGCGCGATCGGGGTGCCGCTCGGGATCCTGTCGGGTTACTACGGAGGCTTCGTAGACGGGGTGATTCAGCGGATCGTGGATGTGATGCTCGCCTTTCCCGGGTTCCTCTTGGCCTTGACGCTGATCAGTATTCTCGGTGTCGGGCTCCTCAATGTCGTGATCAGCGTAGGGATCGCCTCGGTTCCGGTGTACGTCCGGCTGGTCCGGGGGGTGACGCTCGGTATTCGCCAGCTCACCTACATCGAATCTGCCCGCGCCACCGGACTGCGCGACCGCCTGATCATGTTCCGGCACGTCCTGCCCAACGCGGCCGCGCCGGTCGTCGTCCAATCCTCCCTGCAGCTCGGCGCGGCCATCCTGACCGCGGCGGGGCTCGGGTTTCTCGGGCTGGGCGTGACCCCGCCCACCCCCGAGTGGGGGACGATGTTGGGCGAGGCCGTCACCTACCTGCTGACGTCGTGGTACATCGCGCTCTTTCCCGGGCTGGCGATTTTCGTCGCGGTGATGGCGTTCAATCTCCTCGGCGACGGGTTACGCGATGCGCTCGATCCTCGGATGAAGGTGCTCTAG